One Streptomyces sp. P9-A2 DNA window includes the following coding sequences:
- a CDS encoding restriction endonuclease, with protein MGTVLLVALAAVVAAAVTAGLVRAGRREARAERGRLAEEARRQARRSLDVVWAMDDREFERYVADLCRRDGCTDVTRVGGAGDLGADVTGYLPDGRRFVIQCKRYAKHRTVGSRDLQTFNGTARVEHGADVPVFVASCVFTKPAREFAARHRLCLIDVNLLGFWNSGTSLISFLDLDISRSGTHRKLPPDHD; from the coding sequence ATGGGGACAGTGCTGCTGGTGGCGTTGGCCGCCGTCGTGGCCGCAGCCGTCACCGCAGGCCTCGTACGCGCCGGGCGGCGTGAGGCACGGGCGGAAAGAGGCAGGCTCGCCGAGGAGGCACGACGGCAGGCGCGCCGGTCGCTGGACGTGGTCTGGGCGATGGACGACCGCGAGTTCGAGCGGTACGTCGCCGACCTGTGCCGCCGGGACGGCTGTACCGATGTCACGCGCGTCGGCGGGGCCGGTGACCTCGGAGCCGATGTGACCGGGTACCTGCCCGACGGCCGTCGCTTCGTCATCCAGTGCAAGCGGTACGCCAAGCACCGCACGGTCGGGAGCCGTGACCTCCAGACGTTCAACGGCACGGCTCGCGTCGAACACGGTGCCGACGTACCCGTCTTCGTGGCCTCCTGCGTCTTCACCAAGCCGGCCCGCGAGTTCGCCGCCCGTCACCGGCTGTGCCTGATCGACGTCAACCTGCTCGGTTTCTGGAACAGCGGAACCTCGCTGATCTCGTTCCTGGACCTGGACATCAGCCGCTCCGGTACCCACCGCAAGCTCCCCCCGGACCACGACTGA
- a CDS encoding PPOX class F420-dependent oxidoreductase codes for MGQRMTDEEWREFVSYGTRTAKLSTVRADGSPHVAPIWFVLDGDDVVFNTGGETVKGRNLARDGRVALCVDDDRPPFAFVVLRGRARISEDPDDLVRWATRIAARYMGQDRAEEFGVRNGVPGELLVRVAVEKVLSEKGVAD; via the coding sequence ATGGGACAGAGGATGACCGACGAGGAATGGCGGGAGTTCGTCTCGTACGGGACCCGCACCGCCAAACTTTCCACCGTGCGGGCCGACGGCAGTCCGCACGTGGCACCGATCTGGTTCGTGCTCGACGGGGACGACGTGGTGTTCAACACCGGCGGGGAAACGGTGAAGGGACGCAATCTGGCCCGTGACGGGCGGGTCGCCCTGTGCGTGGACGACGACCGGCCGCCGTTCGCCTTCGTGGTGCTGCGGGGCCGGGCGCGGATCTCGGAGGATCCCGATGACCTGGTGCGCTGGGCCACCCGGATCGCCGCGCGGTACATGGGCCAGGACCGTGCCGAGGAGTTCGGGGTGCGCAACGGCGTACCGGGGGAGCTCCTCGTCCGTGTCGCCGTCGAGAAGGTTCTGTCGGAGAAGGGCGTCGCGGACTGA
- a CDS encoding class I SAM-dependent methyltransferase, which translates to MSDDHTHVQEFFTARAADWDRRFPDDGPAYAAAVAGIGLREGARVLDAGCGTGRALPPLRAAVGPSGTVLGADLTPAMLREAARAGRGHDGVLLLTDVSALPLRSGSLDAVFAAGLIAHLPHPAENLRELARVARPGGVLALFHPIGRAALAARQGRSITPDDLRAEANLRPLLAGSGWRMTSYADEDARFLALAVRVG; encoded by the coding sequence ATGAGCGACGACCACACACACGTCCAGGAGTTCTTCACCGCGCGTGCCGCCGACTGGGACCGCCGGTTCCCCGACGACGGTCCGGCCTACGCGGCGGCGGTGGCCGGGATAGGGCTGCGCGAGGGCGCCCGGGTGCTCGACGCCGGCTGCGGCACCGGACGGGCCCTGCCCCCGCTGCGTGCGGCCGTGGGCCCTTCCGGAACGGTCCTCGGGGCAGATCTGACCCCGGCCATGCTGCGGGAGGCCGCGCGGGCCGGACGGGGCCACGACGGGGTGCTGCTGCTCACCGACGTATCCGCGCTGCCACTGCGTTCGGGATCACTCGACGCCGTGTTCGCGGCGGGCCTGATCGCGCACCTGCCCCACCCGGCCGAGAACCTCCGGGAGCTCGCACGGGTGGCACGTCCCGGTGGCGTGCTCGCGCTGTTCCATCCGATCGGCAGGGCGGCGCTCGCCGCGCGTCAGGGCCGCTCGATCACGCCGGACGACCTCCGCGCGGAGGCGAACCTCCGTCCGCTGTTGGCCGGCTCGGGTTGGCGCATGACGTCGTACGCCGACGAGGACGCCCGGTTCCTGGCGCTGGCCGTCCGCGTGGGCTGA